CGGTCCAGCGCGGCCGCCGCGGCTCCGTCGTCGACCGAGCGGGCGGCCCGCTCCAGCGCCGGTCGCAGGCCGTCCTGCAGGGGGTCAGCGGTCCCGTCCAGCGCCACCAGCGCGGCGGCCGCGTTGAGCAGCACGGCGTCCCGCACGGGTCCACGCTCGCCCGCCAGCACCCGACGGGCGACGTCCGCGTTGAACTTGGCGTCCGCGCCGCGCAGCGCCCCCTCGGGGCAGGCCGGGAGACCGAGCGCGGCCGGG
This genomic window from Actinomycetes bacterium contains:
- a CDS encoding anthranilate phosphoribosyltransferase, translated to PAALGLPACPEGALRGADAKFNADVARRVLAGERGPVRDAVLLNAAAALVALDGTADPLQDGLRPALERAARSVDDGAAAAALDRWVAATRAAAAG